Genomic DNA from Candidatus Sulfurimonas marisnigri:
GGAGAAGTAGTCTTGATGCGCCACTGTTGCTTATTCTCTGTAATGGAGTTAATTCCTTATCTAAAAACTTTACTATATTCTCTTCGCTCTGTCCATAAATTGGATCACCCACAATAGAATGTTTCACATGAAACAAATGAACTCTAATTTGGTGCTGTCTTCCAGTAAAGGGTGAACACTCAACTAGAGTCATATCTTTGTCTGGAAAGTATTTTAAAGGCTTTACATCTGTTTTTGACTTCTTTCCATCTTCATGCACTTTAACTACCATTCTTACTATTGCACTCTCATCCTGCTTTCTTAAAAGTGGGGCTTCTATACAGATATCATTTTTTACTTCTCCATGAACCATAGCTAAGTACTTTTTTTTCATATCTCGTTCTTGAAACATCATCTTTATATCTCGTTCACTATTTTTATTTTTAGAGCATAATACTAATCCGCTTGTCTCTTGATCTATTCTATGAGCAATATTAGCATCTCTTCCAAATTGGTATTTAAGTTCATCAATAAGTGAGTATGGTGTATTTCTATTTTGAGGATGAATAAGAAGCCCACTAGGTTTGTCAAAAACAACAAACTCATCATATTCTACATGTACTTGCAACCCTTTACTGATTGGCTCAAAACATATAAACTCAATTTCACCCTCTATCTCTGTAGATGATTTATCCATTATTTCACCATTAACAAGCACTCTTCCTTTTGATATAAAACGCTGTGCTTCTTTTTGCGTGTAACCTAACTCTTTAACAATAAATAAGAAAGCTCTCTGCTTTTCTTTAATAAACATTTTTTTTAAAATAAATGGCAAACTTTAATTCCTATTTAATGAATCTTTAATCAGTATTTTACATAGATTTATGTAGAATAAATCACTGAATTTTAACATAAAAACATAAGATAATTATCATAAGGGTTTAATATATGATCGAAAGATATTCTAGAGAAGAGATGAGTTCAAAATGGACTATGCAGGCAAAATATCAAGCTTGGTTAGACGTAGAAAAAGCGGTTGTAAAAGCTTGGGCAAAACTAGGAAAGATACCACAAGACGATGCAGATAAGATTGTAGCAAATGCTGGTTTTAATATAGAGCGAATTGATGAGATAGAAGCAGTTACTCGTCACGACCTTATAGCATTTACTACAAGTGTGTCTGAAACACTTGGTGACGAGAGCAGATGGTTTCACTATGGTATGACAAGCTCAGACACAGTTGACACTGCTGTTG
This window encodes:
- a CDS encoding RluA family pseudouridine synthase; its protein translation is MPFILKKMFIKEKQRAFLFIVKELGYTQKEAQRFISKGRVLVNGEIMDKSSTEIEGEIEFICFEPISKGLQVHVEYDEFVVFDKPSGLLIHPQNRNTPYSLIDELKYQFGRDANIAHRIDQETSGLVLCSKNKNSERDIKMMFQERDMKKKYLAMVHGEVKNDICIEAPLLRKQDESAIVRMVVKVHEDGKKSKTDVKPLKYFPDKDMTLVECSPFTGRQHQIRVHLFHVKHSIVGDPIYGQSEENIVKFLDKELTPLQRISNSGASRLLLHANELEFDLYNKKFHINSEVDFFKICFDSMSI